A window of Carassius carassius chromosome 44, fCarCar2.1, whole genome shotgun sequence contains these coding sequences:
- the LOC132126466 gene encoding GTPase IMAP family member 4-like: MSGKSSTGNTIFNHEIFLIRRTQRCTSHTGVVNGRSVTVLDTPGWWKYFSCKVNPENARASILESVGQSRHMQFPHAMILVVPIDTSFKNEQKKIITEYMVTFGEDVWRHTIVLFTWGDRFPDISIEQHIESEGDALQWLIQKCRNRYQVFDNTNKNNRDQVTELLQKIDEMVAENSLFSLNPQCAAEENIHDADTQQDEDISLDADRVLKLLQQELNNRFKEIKSRLKHLGMDFTGCTETRSRRSISDPLDFSADEKLKEKMRTEGSRWEATLMDTFLNNQNPEPLSDLREKVLVWLQICDEYSSTGYKTSSNISNLEDPEPRDKT; encoded by the exons ATGTCTGGAAAGAGTTCAACTGGAAACACCATCTTCAATCATGAAATATTTCTGATACGAAGAACTCAAAGGTGTACAAGTCACACTGGTGTCGTGAATGGCAGATCAGTAACTGTGTTGGACACTCCAGGCTGGTGGAAGTATTTCTCATGTAAAGTCAACCCAGAAAATGCACGGGCTTCAATCTTGGAGAGTGTAGGCCAGTCACGACATATGCAGTTCCCTCACGCCATGATCTTGGTGGTTCCTATTGATACTTCATTCAAGaatgaacagaaaaaaattattacagaGTATATGGTCACTTTTGGAGAAGATGTCTGGAGACACACCATAGTTCTGTTCACGTGGGGCGACAGATTTCCAGACATCTCAATCGAGCAGCACATTGAGAGTGAAGGTGATGCTCTTCAGTGGCTGATTCAGAAATGCAGGAACAGATATCAGGTCTTTGACAACACAAACAAGAATAACCGAGATCAAGTCACAGAGCTGCTCCAGAAGATTGATGAGATGGTGGCAGAAAACAGTCTGTTCTCCCTCAACCCTCAATGTGCGGCAGAAGAAAACATTCATGACGCTGACACACAACAAGATGAGGACATAAGTCTGGATGCTGACCGTGTGCTGAAGTTACTACAGCAGGAGCTTAACAACAGGTTTAAGGAGATCAAAAGTCGACTAAAACACTTAGGGATGGATTTCACTGGATGTACAGAGACCAGAAGTCGCCGTAGCATTTCAGACCCTCTAGACT TCTCAGCTGATGAGAAACTCAAGGAAAAGATGAGGACAGAAGGAAGCAGATGGGAAGCAACTTTAATGGACACGTTCTTGAACAACCAGAATCCTGAACCATTGTCCG ATTTACGTGAGAAGGTGTTAGTGTGGCTTCAGATATGTGATGAATACAGCTCAACTGGATATAAAACAAGCTCCAACATCAGCAATCTAGAAGATCCAGAGCCCAGAGACAAGACATGA